In Vigna angularis cultivar LongXiaoDou No.4 chromosome 8, ASM1680809v1, whole genome shotgun sequence, one DNA window encodes the following:
- the LOC108345207 gene encoding protein REDOX 2, translating to MEAKTIPEVVLNSGHKMPNLGFGTGTVPLPPSHVLIPAFIEAIKVGYRHFDTAAYYGSEESLGQAIAQALDQGLIKSRSELFVTSKLWCTDAHPGLVLPALKSSLQTLGLEYVDLYLIHFPVRLTQGVKGLNYGKKDILPLDMKGTWEDMEQCYKLGLAKSIGVSNFGVKKLSQLLQNAIITPAVNQVEMNAAWKQENLRKLCKERGIHVTAWSPLGANGAVWGSLAVMDSPILKDIAYKSGKSMAQVALRWIIEEGATPIVKSFNSERMKQNLQIFDWELSESDSEKIKQIPQHRGFKGERFVSEFGPYKTPEDLWE from the exons ATGGAGGCAAAGACAATTCCAGAAGTGGTGCTAAACTCAGGGCATAAGATGCCCAATTTGGGTTTTGGCACAGGAACAGTGCCATTACCACCATCACACGTGCTCATTCCTGCATTCATTGAAGCCATAAAAGTTGGCTACAGGCACTTTGATACTGCAGCTTATTATGGTTCTGAGGAATCTCTTGGTCAAGCAATAGCACAAGCACTGGATCAAGGTCTCATCAAAAGCCGTAGTGAACTATTTGTCACCTCCAAACTCTGGTGCACTGATGCTCATCCTGGTCTTGTTCTTCCAGCACTCAAGAGTTCATTACA GACATTGGGCCTAGAGTATGTAGATCTTTACCTGATCCATTTTCCAGTGAGGCTGACGCAAGGAGTTAAAGGGTTAAATTATGGCAAAAAAGACATTCTTCCTTTGGACATGAAAGGAACCTGGGAAGACATGGAACAGTGCTATAAATTGGGTTTGGCCAAATCCATTGGTGTAAGCAATTTCGGGGTGAAAAAGCTTTCACAACTTCTTCAGAATGCAATTATTACGCCTGCTGTTAATCAG GTGGAGATGAACGCAGCATGGAAACAGGAAAACCTGAGAAAATTGTGCAAAGAGAGAGGAATTCATGTGACTGCATGGTCTCCTCTGGGAGCCAATGGAGCTGTGTGGGGTTCCCTTGCTGTTATGGACAGTCCTATTCTGAAGGACATTGCATACAAATCAGGCAAGAGTATGGCACAG GTTGCACTGAGGTGGATAATAGAAGAAGGTGCAACTCCAATAGTGAAGAGCTTCAACAGTGAGAGAATGAAGCAAAATCTTCAGATTTTCGATTGGGAGCTGAGTGAGAGTGATTCAGAGAAGATTAAACAAATACCACAGCATAGGGGTTTCAAGGGTGAACGTTTTGTCTCAGAGTTTGGCCCTTACAAAACTCCCGAAGATCTTTGGGAATGA
- the LOC108345446 gene encoding uncharacterized protein LOC108345446 encodes MKRRISNVLEPGETVLQALRRLKGNSDRKAKMSDETKVVFDQLTEDAMKLMENGEYKGYEKLARAKEGPSNQHLASGEASSTGEGDYDMFADEDDNSKPSTDENNTVSQSSSDAINSGTEGGALQNDYVYDESSGITIGYCQRLGAHHLAVSIEKRTPIQQQARTLVQRATQRTLGQRSEKYRLGSIAVQS; translated from the exons ATGAAGAGGCGGATATCAAATGTTCTTGAACCTGGGGAAACG GTTTTGCAAGCCTTGAGAAGGCTAAAAGGTAACAGTGACAGAAAGGCAAAAATGTCTGATGAGACTAAGGTTGTATTTGACCAGCTAACTGAGGATGCTATGAAGCTGATGGAGAATGGTGAATACA AAGGATATGAGAAGTTAGCCCGGGCAAAAGAAGGtccatcaaatcaacatttggCTAGTGGAGAAGCCTCTAGCACTGGTGAAGGTGATTATGATATGTTTGCTGACGAGGATGATAACAGTAAGCCATCTACAGATGAAAATAATACAGTTAGTCAATCTTCATCGGACGCCATAAATTCTGGCACTGAGG GTGGAGCATTGCAAAATGATTATGTGTATGATGAATCTTCTGG AATAACGATTGGATACTGTCAAAGACTTGGAGCGCATCATTTGGCTGTCAGCATCGAGAAGAGAACGCCCATCCAACAGCAagccaggacgctcgtccagcgcgcaacgcagaggacgctcggccAGCGCTCAGAGAag tatagactaggaagtatTGCGGTTCAGTCATAG